In Cheilinus undulatus linkage group 16, ASM1832078v1, whole genome shotgun sequence, one DNA window encodes the following:
- the bag6l gene encoding large proline-rich protein BAG6 isoform X3 yields the protein MSESSGLIEVTVKTLDSQSRTYRVSGELTVTQFKEHIAASVEISVDKQRLIYQGRVLQDERTLTQYNVDGKVIHLVERAPPQAPMNGSGGAGVSTGGEEGAVSSGRHGSTSSQHAPHDRNGNSYVMLGTFNLPVNIMDPQQIQMSVQQMMSGVGDSGRNSRGNSSVDVQINVDTAVQSDSRMRLQLAENLLRDACCLIHRLEGVSSDLQPEAPSSDGGAAASHLMDSSPAPSTSTSTSTSTQTEGAAGSSSSGGLSHPSPAEFVEVLSEVRRVEERLRPFIERTHTILGAATSADYNNNTQEREEDQRILNLVADALRLLGNTLVVLGDLRCNLASSPPRHLYVVRPITHYPPQVLLQTGLPHVPLPQINLGTTVTMSSNGRQAAEALPSQASSHPDQQTAGLAPPPPSSGTNPQPGAGGPRVIRITHQTMEPVVMMQMNIDGESAASSQVAGNSQTGLPPEFMQAIVHQISQQAAVMAAAASGGPAPQVTSGSEPGSEGPAPQQPPHPTQARVVITRPSFSPRVPPPPGSRGTTINVRATVPPTGQAPHLPPASLTQMISGLVGQLLTPSHTGDHLSSSSSSDSSSSSPPPTTNASSLQPAEDAAEGNLAQLLGSLLGGQGGGGGVPSSGPAPSITMTLPGGMGYSQPPVSTPVAPPSQPVGPAPPQPVSGGESLSPELFTGIVQGVLSTMMSSLGAQQGGGESIAQFIQRLSQTSNLFSPGSGDAVGFFGDLLSLVCQRFSMVDMVLLLHGNAQPLTRIQPDLREFFTEHYLQGRAPTDTNIAAAAEELINGLEEYISDSFSSVTVRDGVDIVQTNLSFLRLKFTQMAAHILHCSDETFGPRLLLLCTQGLFECLALNLFCLRGEQRALTAVINHRIRRMSAEVNPSLVNWLTSMMSMRLHVILDHNPVTEEHIQRYVIYTQVNQRTEAEVDAASHSPNMEMEESVPVAAPPTENGGDRGVAPADCQHSATTQDGEEDGEGNTEVETWAAAVPPEWVPIIRHDMLSQRKIKAQPPLSDAYLHGMPAKRRKTSQSDGPRLSLSDAVSRAARAAGVLPVTPPHSLQGELETPELQDEYTRQVKSDISERVKDDPDYNSQRFPNTHRLFSADDS from the exons ATGTCGGAGTCCAGCGGGCTGATTGAGGTCACTGTGAAGACTTTAGACTCTCAGAGCCGGACCTACAGGGTGTCTGGAGAG CTGACAGTGACACAGTTTAAAGAGCACATTGCAGCATCGGTGGAGATCAGTGTGGACAAACAGAGACTCATCTACCAAGGCAGAGTGCTGCAGGATGAACGCACGCTTACACAGTACA ATGTAGATGGGAAGGTGATCCACCTGGTGGAGCGGGCGCCTCCTCAGGCTCCCATGAATGGCTCAGGGGGGGCGGGGGTTTCTACTGGGGGAGAGGAAGGTGCAGTCAGCAGCGGCAGACATGGCTCCACCTCCTCTCAGCATGCACCACACGACCGTAATGGCAACAGCTACGTGATGCTGGGGACGTTCAACCTGCCCGTCAATATCATGGACCCCCAGCAGATACAG ATGTCAGTGCAGCAGATGATGTCTGGAGTTGGTGACTCCGGTAGAAACAGCAGA GGTAACAGCTCAGTGGACGTGCAGATCAATGTGGACACTGCGGTGCAGAGCGACTCCAGGATGAGGCTGCAGCTGGCTGAAAACCTGCTGAGAGACGCCTGCTGTCTGATCCACAGACTGGAG GGAGTTTCCAGTGATTTACAGCCAGAGGCCCCTTCCTCTGATGGAGGAGCTGCAGCATCACACCTCATGGACTCCAGCCCTGCTCCATCCACGTCCACATCCACATCCACATCCACCCAGACAGAGGGAGCAGCaggaagcagcagcagtgggGGACTCAG CCACCCAAGTCCTGCAGAGTTCGTGGAGGTGTTGTCTGAGGTGAGGAGGGTGGAGGAGAGGTTACGACCATTCATCGAGAGAACGCACACCATCCTTGGAGCAGCAACATCTGccgactacaacaacaat ACccaggagagggaggaggatcAGCGTATTCTGAACCTGGTTGCAGATGCTCTTCGTTTACTTGGTAACACCTTAGTTGTCCTTGGCGACCTACGCTGTAACCTGGCAAGCTCTCCTCCTCGTCACCTCTATGTGGTCCGACCCATCACCCACTACCCTCCCCAGGTGCTACTCCAGACGGGACTGCCCCACGTCCCCCTCCCT CAGATTAATTTAGGTACAACCGTCACCATGTCATCCAATGGGAGACAGGCAGCTGAAGCACTGCCCTCTCAGGCCTCAAGCCATCCAGATCAGCAGACTGCGGGCCTGGCCCCACCTCCACCCTCCAGTGGGACCAATCCTCAACCAGGAGCAGGAGGACCGCGAGTGATTCGGATCACCCACCAGACCATGGAGCCTGTGGTGATGATGCAGATGAACATTGACG GTGAGTCAGCTGCTTCATCTCAGGTTGCAGGTAACTCTCAGACAG GTCTACCCCCGGAGTTCATGCAGGCCATCGTTCACCAGATTTCCCAGCAGGCCGCTGTGATGGCTGCTGCAGCCTCGGGTGGGCCTGCCCCACAGGTCACATCTGGATCAGAACCTGGTTCTGAAGGGCCTGCCCCCCAACAGCCCCCACACCCCACTCAGGCAAGGGTGGTCATCACCAGACCCTCCTTCTCACCCCGTGTCCCCCCGCCCCCTGGATCAAGAGGAACCACCATCAACGTCAGAGCCACAGTGCCTCCTACTGGACAG GctcctcatcttcctccagCCTCGCTAACTCAGATGATCAGTGGTCTGGTTGGACAGCTGCTGACTCCAAGTCACACAG GAGAtcacctctcctcctcttcatcctctgactcctcctcttcatcccctCCCCCCACTACTAACGCCTCCTCCCTGCAGCCAGCAGAGGATGCTGCAGAGGGGAACCTGGCTCAGCTCCTGGGCTCTCTGCTGGGGGGAcaaggagggggagggggtgtCCCATCATCAGGACCGGCCCCCTCCATCACTATGACTCTGCCAGGAGGGATGGGCTACAGCCAG CCGCCTGTCTCCACCCCTGTGGCCCCACCCTCTCAGCCTGTAGGTCCTGCCCCCCCTCAGCCAGTTAGTGGTGGAGAGTCTCTTAGCCCAGAGCTGTTCACAGGCATCGTTCAGGGTGTCCTGTCCACCATGATGAGCTCTCTGGGTGCTCAGCAGGGGGGAGGAGAAAGCATCGCCCAGTTTATCCAGAGACTGTCCCAGACCAGCAATCTGTTCAGCCCAGGCTCTGGGGACGCTGTGG GGTTCTTCGGTGATCTGCTGTCCCTAGTGTGTCAGAGGTTCTCCATGGTGGACATGGTTCTGCTGCTGCATGGGAACGCTCAGCCACTGACCCGCATCCAACCGGACCTCCGAGAGTTCTTCACTGAGCACTACCTGCAGGGCAGAGCACCCACTGACACTAACATTGCT gCAGCGGCTGAAGAGCTAATCAACGGACTGGAAGAGTACATCAGCGACAGCTTT tCGTCGGTGACGGTCAGAGACGGCGTGGACATCGTTCAGACAAACTTGTCCTTCCTTCGGCTGAAGTTCACTCAGATGGCGGCTCACATCCTGCACTGCTCAG aTGAGACATTCGGGCCCCGCCTCCTGTTGCTGTGTACTCAGGGTCTGTTTGAGTGTTTGGCTCTGAACCTGTTCTGtctgagaggagagcagagagctCTGACAGCCGTCATCAACCATCGAATT AGGAGGATGTCTGCTGAGGTGAACCCCAGTCTGGTGAACTGGCTCACCAGTATGATGTCCATGAGACTCCATGTGATTTTGGATCATAACCCGGTCACCGAAGAACACATCCAGCGCTACGTTATCTACACACAG GTGAACCAGAGGACAGAAGCCGAGGTTGACGCCGCCTCACACAGTCCCAATATGGAG ATGGAAGAGAGTGTGCCTGTAGCTGCCCCACCCACAGAGAatggaggagacagaggagtaGCTCCAGCAGATTGTCAGCATTCTGCAACAACCCAGGATGGGGAGGAAGATGGGGAGGGGAACACTGAGGTGGAGACATGGGCTGCTGCTGTCCCACCG gAGTGGGTTCCCATCATCAGACATGATATGCTATCTCAGAGGAAGATTAAAGCCCAGCCCCCGCTCTCTGACGCCTACCTGCATGGCATGCCGGCCAAGAGGAGGAAG aCGAGTCAAAGTGACGGTCCTCGGCTGTCTCTGTCTGACGCTGTAAGTCGAGCGGCTAGAGCTGCTGGGGTCCTTCCTGTCACCCCACCACATAGCCTGCAGGGGGAGCTGGAGACCCCTGAGCTGCAAGATGAGTATACCAGACAG GTGAAAAGCGATATCAGCGAGAGAGTCAAAGATGATCCAGACTACAACTCCCAGAGGTTTCCAAACACACACCGCCTGTTCTCCGCGGACGACTCGTAG